One Lepus europaeus isolate LE1 chromosome 17, mLepTim1.pri, whole genome shotgun sequence genomic window, GGAGAGAGGATGACTGGaggaggtctcccaggtgaggaaGGGCTGACCTCCAGGGCTGTGCCCCCTGAGCAGGGAGAGCTTTGCATCCTCAGGTGACTGGATGTTGGGGAAAGGCTTCAGCTGGCAGATGGTCAGAATCTCACAGGATTGGAAAGGTCAAGTGGATTTCTGAGGAGCCCGAGCTCAAGTCATTCATTTGTTTAATCCTTCAACATGGGAATATTCTGGAACTattgtgtgccagacactgtgctaggAGTTAAGGACACAATTGTGACCATAATAGCCATAGTGAGAGTTAGGGGTGGTGAGGACAGCCATCGATCGAATGACATCACACTTGTGAAACTGCCATGAGACAGCTGATACCAAGAGGTGGTGGGTGATGAGAGCCTATAAGAAAGGAATGTCACCCGGtcaggaaggaagagaggcatGGACTGAGATATGAAAGATGAATTTGCCAGGCAAAGCAGGGAGAGGGTCAAGGGAAGCATCCTGGGCAATGGTGCTCTGGCAGTGGAGAACCTGATGGGAACATAAAACTATGCAAGGCCAGTGCAGCTACAGCAGAGTGAGCCAGGAGGTGTGGTCAGAGAGCGGCTACGACTAGGGCCAGAGCAGGGCTTTGTAGGCCTTGATGAAGAGTTTGTGGCTGTCTCCAGAGTGATGGGAAGTTACTgactgctgggtcttagtccacccgtacaaggatggactgggtccgaggaaaggtaagtgcgctgctcgcccgttccccagcctcctgatccccggagacaatcagactcagtggggagccaagtctagtagcaaggactcgtTTATTTCACGCATAACagagccttttatagcacaaaactgcagagtcactgGGGCAGGACTAAGGACCAACCagtcacttaaacggtcattttacggggcCATTTCTATAGGACcaaccatatgtctatacacttgttactagttttgttacctcccctgatgttgcatagccaattagttttggtggtaaacaactttggattccgcccaccttacttcgtttgggtgccatctttgaattacctcatgtaactaatttccccacaactGATGAGTTTTGAGGAAAGGAAGAGCAGTCAGGTAGTGTGACGTATCTTCAACAGGATCTGGTCAgtctgggctggggcctgagaAAGTGCATTTCTAACAGGTTCCCAGGTGCCAATGCTGCTGTTCTGGGAACACCCTGAGCACTGTGGCTTTCACAGATATTCAAAGGGGCTGAGGAGgtcaggaaaattttaaaaagacacacaGGTGTATGAGAGTGTTGGGGTTAAAATGCAGTCTGTGgacacaaaatgaagaaaatgcttGTAAATAAACCTTCGTTACACTTGCTGTTTGTAACAGGTATCAAAGACGAAGCAGAATGAGGCTCTTGTACGGATGCTGCTTGATGCTGGTGTTGAAGTTAATGCTACTGACTGTGTAAGTTTGTATTTTTAGCCATTTAAAAACCACTCAACATGGTCTTTGTAGGCAGTTTTCTGGTCATCTGTAAGGTTGCTTGCTTTGctttacatttgttttttttttcccctctgccgTCCGGTGGCCTTGAGATTCTTTATGTTCTTCCACTACATTTACAGCTGTGAAATCTTTTATTGATGATAGGACATGTTTCATAAAGCTGACTTTACTGTTTGTGAGAAGTTAAGTCTGATGCAAGACCTGACAGCAAAATGCCATCCTCAGTAGTCAAGAAATTGGAGTCATGACACCTATGTGTAACTAGGCTTTCCACTTCTTAATTGTGTGAGTTTTGGCACGTTATAAACTTATTCAatgctcagtttcctcatctgtaaaatgggggtattGATATAGGCCTGGCTCATATGAAGCACTTTGCAGAGTGATTGGTAAATAGTAAGTGCACACTGAATGTTAGCAGCTGCTACTGCAGCTAGATCCCAATGTGAGATCGTAACCCACTGATAAGAGAGGTCCCCTTGGTTAGCTAAAGATAGATGAGATAGGGAGTTAAAGAAAACCCTAAATGACGCTCAGAGCACTGATGGCAAATTCAGCTAGCCTCTGCCTGTTTCCAGATGTAAGGTTTCCATTACATCTCTTCTCCTGTGCTCCTGTAGTCATCTTCCTCCCTTACATGATCCTAATGGGCtaggagtttatttattttgatgatattttgttttcttatgtttattgaataaaattttatgttatcAGTTCTTTATTGAAAAAGTGGGCATATTGAAATTTGAGTCTAAGAAAATAACATTATATTCATTTTGCTTAATTTCTGTGTacccatgcctgtgtgtgtgtgtgaccattGTTCTGTGATAGAGAAAATGTCCCCATCCCTGTTTCTATTCATTACttacactgttttattttttgcttatatTGATATCATGTTTACATGGAGGCGGTTTGTGGTATTTgcccaagagagagggagagagagattgtattttccttttttttttgttaaaagatttatttatttaattgaaagacagaattagagagagaggtagagacagagagagaagtcttccattcactggttcactccccagatggttccaatggccagagctgcactgatccggagccaggagcttattccaggtctcctgtatgagtgcagggacacaaggacttggaccatcctccagtgctttcccaggctatagcagagagctggaacagaagtggagcagccgggactggaaccagatttatttatttaattgaaagacagaattagagagagaggtagagacagagagagaagtcttccattcactggttcactccccagatggttccaatggccagagctgcactgatccggagccaggagcttattccaggtctcctgtatgagtgcagggacacaaggacttggaccatcctccagtgctttcccaggctatagcagagagctggaacagaagtggagcagccgggactggaaccagatttatttatttaattgaaagacagaattagagagagaggtagagacagagagagaagtcttccattcactggttcactccccagatggttccaatggccagagctgcactgatccggagccaggagcttattccaggtctcctgtatgagtgcagggacacaaggacttggaccatcctccagtgctttcccaggctatagcagagagctggaacagaagtggagcagccgggactggaaccagatttatttatttaattgaaagacagaattagagagagaggtagagacagagagagaagtcttccattcactggttcactccccagatggttccaatggccagagctgcactgatccggagccaggagcttattccaggtctcctgtatgagtgcagggacacaaggacttggaccatcctccagtgctttcccaggctatagcagagagctggaacagaagtggagcagccgggactggaaccagtgcctatgtgggttgccagcactgcaagtggcaaccttacctgctatgccacagtgccagtcccatttccttttatttcaaaTAGAACTTTTAGATGGATTTGGAGAGACTACTAGTGTGCCTCATTATTCTCCTGGATAACTTTGAAATGTATTAACAGATTATTAAGATTTGTGAAGGCTTTTCTTGATCTTTTAATTCAGATTCAAGGACTTAAGATTTATACCAATGATGAAAGTTTCTCTAGGATAGTTTCCCAGTTATttatcaggaatctggagtcaagcACCAGacctggaatcaaacccaggcactctgaatgcgagatgcaagcatcttaactgctgggccaggtTCCCAGTTCAAAGAAAAACTTTTTAGGTCTAAGAAATAGAGTTGCTCATTGATAGTTTGCAGACTGCCTTGCTTAGCTGAGGAAGCCACGTGCTGTAGTGGAGATCCTGACTGATGAGCTATGAGGTTGGCCTTTTGTGTTACAGTATGGCTACACTGCATTACATTACGCCTGTGAAATGAAAAACCTGACTCTTATCCCTCTGCTCCTGGGAGCCCGTGCAGACCCCACGATAAAGAATAAGGTAAGttgataaatctcaaaaaaacaaaacaaaacaaaacaaaaaagggagtAAGGCATGCATTTGTGGGTCCTGAGCCTCCTGACAGCATAGTTTTCTAATTTAGACGTTAGAACTAAGTTCAttgtttctgaaattaataaCAGGAAAATTAATTGTCCTCATTAAGGATTAAAGTTATCCTGTTGCTGTTAGGACTGAATGGCATTTAAAGCCCTTAGCACACCTGAGAGTTAATCATTCTTAACAGTTGACCAGACCTTTCACATTCACATTTGACTCTACTGGAAATGAAcagctttaatttcttttttctcctcagCATGGCGAGAGCTCACTGGATATTGCACAGAGACTGAAATTTTCCCAGATTGAATTCATGCTAAGGAAAGCATCCTGATCCTCAATCATGGGGCATAGACAAAGTTGAAGTGCTGGATTCCATTCCTACCTGGGACTGTTGGTCTCTGGGCCTCTCAACCTGGATGCCACCATTTTATAGGGATGATTCTGGTCACCGTGCTTAATGTCTTCGAAGAGCTTTTTTTATTTATCATGTGGTTTACTCACTGGAGATCACCATGGCCATAGTCCTTCTGGGGGAGACATTATGATTGTTGGAATCTCCACTGCAGTCAAAAAATGGATCTTTCAAAGTCTGCCACTCCTGAAGAAGAGGTTCAGAGCCATCTGAAAGATCCTGCTCTCTTCCTAGCTGTACCACATTATAGAGAGGCCGCCTGTCTGTGCTACACCCTAGGAGAAAAGTAGTCCTTCTCAGGGCTGTTTGTATACTAGGAGGAAGAATCAAAGTTTGTACATTTGTATAGATGCATGTATGTTTGTGGATTTAGAGATGCACGTGTAAATATTCTTTGGTGGAACCACTTCAATAAAATATCTATCAGATGTTAATGGTATGTATGTTTATACCACAGAAACTGGCAAATAATACGATCAGAGCAGCTATATTTTTGGATTCCAGAGAGCTTATTTACCAGCAAATCACTAGACATTTTGATACCAGTTTATACATAAAAAGTCATCTTGATTTGAACAAGACTTTGTAAGTATTACAACACTTGTCCAAGGATATCTTTATGATCCTTTTGTAAATACAAGGAGCTGCTAAGCTTGTCagttttgcttctttttactgacaaaatttaaaatattattatggagtcaacattgtggcacagtgggttaggccacttgTGCgatatactggcatcccatgttggagtgttagtttgagtctcagctactctacttctaaacaggcttcctgctaatgcacctgggaaggtagcagaagatggctcaagtatttgggcccctgccactcatgtgtgagacattaatggagttctgggctcctggcttcagcctggcctagccccagccatggcagccatctggggagtgaaactttggatggaagattgatttctctctctgtctctcccattctctgtcagtctgtctttcaagtaaacaaaattaatacctttttaaaaataaaatattattgtaaCTTATCTGGATAAAGGGCTTCTTCACAAGAAATATAATGATTATATTTTCAAGTGAGAgactatgcatttcaaaaatacccTTCTTCTTTTGTGAATGAAACAGAGTATAAATAAGCACACTTTGAAAATAGGATTCAGTTTTGCAAATCAAGGCTGACTCATGCAAAGCTGTAAATGTAAACTAAGCCACATTCTATGTGATAACAAATACAACCTAAAAAGGTAATACCatccttaaacaaaacaaaagtctAACCAAAACCAGGAATATTTTTTAATACTGTGCAGTTCATTAAGACACCTGTTTTGTGAAGGAAGTAATAGTGTGCAGACATAGATTCTAAAGACtgtaatgtgtcttttttttttttaaaaagatgtatttatttttttatttgaaaggcaaagtctcagagaggcagaagcagagagagagagagagagagagagagagagagagagagaggttttccatttgctatttcactcccagcaacagccggagctgtgccaatcagaagccaggagccaggagcttcttccttttctcccatgtgggtacaggggcccaaggacttgggccatcttccactgctttcccaggccatagcagagacctggattggaagtagagcagccaggacttgaactggtgcccatatgggatgccggcactgcaggtggcggtcctacccactatgccacagtgccagcccttaaatgtgtcttaataatttatttaatgtctGTTAGCATGAAATGAATATCTAGGTGACTTTGGGGGGACAGAAAACTAAACAAATCAAATTGAATATCACACACCTGTATGATCTTCAATAGTATACCTTCAACTCACACAAATATACCTCATATTTTGTTTCAGAGCAGATTATGTAAATACTGATGAAAcaactgttaccggagaaattgcagggttcttgtcttcgcgcaagaaagaattcaggcgtgagacagagagtagtgggaggtaaaagtagcaaagtttattagggtagggacatccgtaaaaacggatgggcacctctccagacagggcctgagaggctggggaggaggaaggagtggagagattacacctggccaggccaggcgggcggctcagcaaagatgcagagagctgagcgcccagtccagttgaggctgggggtttttaaggagatgggtcttgcttccccacctcagctcctcttggaacaaagggctttttggatgtaaatagaaaaacttctcttgaaggtctgaaacaaaggactttatggatgcaaatgttatcagaccagaggaagggagcagggtgtttgagatgcagatactaggctgcacctgggagattgtggcaaatttatcaggcaggaagcaggaggggtgagggcctccacctggcaggttatcaggtagaagggggcagggcaggcaggatgcgaaaatctgggcttcccctgaaacattgttaggatgactttgagatgcagatgcatatagatgtcttctctttaggcctgtcacacacacataacctcataactgacttcctacctaacacaacTATCATCTTTGAACATACGTAAAAGTTGGAcaattttctaaagaaataaatcaagatTTGTGAATGAGCTGGGAGGACTAACAGTAACTTTGTGAAGATCAAATGATAATGATAATTTGTTTAATTATATTCATGACATTATAAAGTTTTCTTCCTAGCTTTTAACTCTTGGGAGCATAAAGTGGGGCCAGAAATGTGTAGCCATTAATTTTCTAGCAACAGGCTATTTATAGCCTACCAAACAAGCTGGAATGTAAGTATTGATATATACACATTTGTGCATAATACATTCAGGGGAAAACTCATATATATCCTacataattatttcatttgagaTCCAGCTATAAAACTCAACCTTTTCTGAGGATTTCATCCATActatacattgattttttttgttactaCTAAAGCAGCTTGGCTTCCTGAGGTAGTTTTAATGTCTCTATGGCTGCAAGTAAAAATATCTAGTTTCTTTTGTCAAAGTCAGCAACAATCCAGAGACTCAAGACCTTAATATTTGTCCCAATGTGTCACTTTATTTTACTGCTCCAAAAATATGgcttattaaaaattaaacattttaggaGCTGGCACtctagcatagtgggtaaagccaccgcctgcagtgccagcatcccatatgggtgccggtatgagtcctgactgctccacttctgatccagctctctgctatggcctggaagggcagtggaagatggcccaagtctttgggcccctgtacctacgtgggagacccggaagaagttcctggctcctggctgcagcctcttcggccattaggggagtgaaccagcgatggaagactctctgcctctgtctttctgtaactctggctttcaaataaataaataaatctttaaaaaatttaaacattgtaAGGAATTTGATTTATGTGAATAATGTAGAGAACATCTAGATATTTTCTGGCTATTGGTGACACCTACTCTTCAAGATTTTAGAATATAAAATAGCACACGAAATCTGTGTTCACCCAAAGAGTGGTTTAATTGAAAAAAAGGTAAATGTCAATTTTAGTTCCAAATGCAGAGGTTTGAAGGAATGTGTACATCTCTGCCCTCTTCAACCAACGTGGTATGCCGCCAATTCTAGAAATCCTCATTAGAATCTTCTACTCATGATCCTAGTACTATCTTCTGTGAAGTTATTCCTAAGACGGGTCAGCATCAGGTGTTTCACAATGTGACCTTACAGCTACCCTGGGAAAAGTTGGTTTCTTCCTGCTTCATCAGATGTATGATTTCATTGTACACCCGGTCAGGAGCATCCAACCCCCAGATAAAATCCACATGAGCCCATTCAGGGATGTTCTTGTGGTAGATGAGGTTGGTTACTTCAGAGAGCAGTGTTTTCACGTCCTCTGGATTTGAGAGCCAGTCCTGACCTCCTGTCCACATTGCTGTAGGAACCGTCATATCGCTAACTTTGTATCGTACAGGAGTTGGCTAGAGAAAAAGAATAACTTTTAGTTCTGGATAATGTAGACTTCTAAACTTTACTTGACATTTCAAGTAAAGAAAAGGAACATCCCATGGATTTTGGTGAAAGGTGCAGGGGTGTAGAATTAGAACTACCTGTGCAAATAGCTGATAGCAGTGATTGAGAATTTGCTATCCAAGGACACTACACAACCTGTCCAGTTTCCTACATTTTATATCTAGAATTATGTGCAAGAATGGATTTTAAGAATTATGGAAGAATCTCAGAAATTATGCTGCATCTAGTCTTCTCCCTCCAGTGTTGTTTATATGGTCAATGTTTATGTATACTCACATATGTGCTAATTAATAATCTTCAGTGAAGATTTTACACTCAAAAGAGCATACCTGTCCCAATTCTGATTCTCCACATgtctatatttaaatttattacatAGCATTGGCTGCATATTTTGGGGAGCAATGTAATAACATTTGTTTCAACCTACAAATCATAGATTCATTCCATGTGTGAGCAGGAAGAACTCTCAGGAATTATATaatccaattatttttatttgacagataaagacTGAGACCTGGACAGTCAATGCAACCAGCTCACTCACACAAGTTTGTAGTGCAGAAGCGACACTAACACAATCACCCTCACCTACTAGTCACTGTCCTTCAATTGCACCATGAAGTAATCTCCTCCCCACCATCCCTCTGGTTTTTAAATACTAAAAGGATCCTTCTAGAATGCAATGTGGACCACAGTCTTCCCCCGACTAAATCTTCCCCATTGTGCTTCTAAGAACCTAGTGCCTGTTCACAGAGCAGCCTcagcaagggggaaaaaaagcctcCTACTCCACTGTAGGAGCAGAGGCCTCTTGACTAAGCTATAAACTCTCCCATTTTCAAATGGACTCAAAGCTGAACTATTATTTTCTGCTTTGATGCTCATATTTTCTCCTCACCTCTAGAATAAATTATCACTGTAATTTTCCACTCAAACATTTCCAAAGAATATATTTTCAGCAGATGATATTTGAGTTCTTACCTGGTTGCATTTCTCCAGATTCTTGGTCTCACTCCCCCAGTCAAATGCTCGGAGTTCCCCAGAATTCACTGCCTAAAAGGAGACAAAAATTTGCAAGATTTTTAAAGATGTCATTGGATAGGAGTAGTGGTGGTAGGCTTGTTGCTTATCAGGTCTGCCACTGTGAGGGTGCAGAAAGCAAAGCTAGGCTCTTCCATTGCACGTTGGGATGATTTTTAGGAAAGTGGAAAAGCAAGGATGAGGTTCTTTCAGGGACAAAAATGGACCACAGAAATAATTGGCCACCACATCATCAGCTCCAGGAAGTGAATCTACTTGGTGCAATTCAAGGGGAGAGTACCCCCTGAAATTGTGCAATGTGATAATCTTGGGAGACAGAAACACAGTTAATCCAATTCAGAATTTTTcttccctatctctgtaactacCCCCTCACCCCAACCACCGCCACGCACATGCCTTTTTCTTCTGTGACTGCTGGCATAAAGGACTCCTGTGGAAATCTCTGAGGGCAATTAAGCCCACCTTAGTATTCTTGTTCCTATTTGACCTTACTGCTAGAGAAACTAAAGAGGAGCATGTGGAAATATTATCCCCTCCAGCCAACCCTCTCAGCTGACTGGACACAGAGAAGGGTCTCACTTGGATGACCTTAATGTACAACTTTAGATCCATTGAAGAAGTACCTTCCTCTCATTTCCTTAACAGTTTCAATGATCTATATGAAAATCACAGTTGACATAGCACTGACCAGATTATATTTTATCTtagaataaaggagaaataattaTTGGGCTGTCAAAAGGACACTCATTTGTATTCTAGACAAAATGTACAAGTCTTTAGCAGAGACTACAGATTCAACATTCTTACCTGGCTCCAGTGTAGAATATTTTGCACAGATGTTCCAGCAGGGGAGTGGGCAACATACACATTTGCTCGGCTCTGTAACAAAGCGTGAGTGGTTTTTGTGACATGGAAAAGCCCCTAAGATGCACACAGCATCAAGAACAAATCTCCAGGGTGCCAAGGTGAGAAATGGGACCAATCTAAATTACCAGCAATTATCCATGAAACAGTACTATACATATGTATAGAAACAAAATGTTACTAAATATAACTCTATGTTTTAGAATAGCTTCTTATTGAGGATATGacctcttattttaaaaaagctttactAGAGGTAGTTAGGATATGGGATGGAGAGTTGTACTTGTATTAAAATCCTACTCTACTGTTTAATTTTCAGGTGATTTGGGGCTATTAATTCCACTAAGTCTCAGTGTACTACAATGTGAAATAGGGATATAGATAATAGTTGTCTTAAAGACTTTTTATAAGGAACAATGGCTTGGCACACAACAAATGCTTATTAAATGGATGTTATAAATCAAACTATTGattaaaaaggcagaaaaatctccAGGAATTAAAGATTATTACCCCAGCTACTGGAAGTGATGCCGGCAGAATACCCTCCTCTGTCAGCCCTCAGTAGGGTTTGCCACAGCTACAGAGAGATCTCATTTGATGTCTCTCCTCTCGCTGGTGTGGTCTGTATTAAATATTGATATGGGGATATAAAGACCCAATTTTCTTCCCTGAACTTTGAACACCACTGAGGGGCCAGCCCATCTTCACAAATCCCCATAGGATCAACTGAGGCTCCTGCTGAGACCGCATCACAGTTTGAATTTTTCATCTACCATAATCTGTTTCCTTCCATTCTCTAGGTATCATCCCAAGAACAGAATCCAAAGTCATTCTGCATATTAATCTCCATCTCAGAGTGTGTTTCCTAGGAACCCTGTCAGTGACAGCTACTAGCAGGTAGGCCTAAGCTAAACTAAAACTCTGAAAGGTTCCACCAAAGGACTTAAACTACACCCAAAAGGGCCTTGGGGGAGAAGAGACATGGATGATACATGCATGATGGTCTTTGTTGactaccaggttctagtcacttTTTTCATCGGTTAATTCACTGAAATAAATCTGCTTTCAGacctctccatcttcctctcttCCATGgaaatgggtttttaaaaagttcatggaaaattagtactacaaaaaattatgcatggatttaaattttttacatattttgcatttttaaattccatttttcaacaaatgttttgaagtaccctcatataaccTGTGAAGCTCAGAGTCCTAATGTTAATCTTACCTCAGCTCATGCTGAAGCATTTCTCTCATTTCCTTATAATTTCAAAACCAAATTACTGGGAGTACATGATTTCTCTAAGTCTCCATTGGTATCAGCTCAACTGCAAGGGGAGAAATTCGTAATCCTTAGCTTTGTTTTAGAGTCCTGGGGAATCACTTGGTTCCTACTTACCATATTCATGTTGTTGGTGTTAAACCCTCCCAGAAGTAAGATGATATTACTACAAATCTGATCAAGAATCACTTGGCCACAAAGGTAAATAACAAGTTGTCTGAGAAACCTGGTCTGGTACAGAAATTCTTTTTTACCAAACAGTCCCTGCAAAACATATGAAGTGAATAGTCATGACATTATAGTTAGAAAAAAGTGACTCTAATTTTAAAGTGTGTGTTTAGGAAATTGGGCTAAAAGACTCTTCTATATATACAAGGAATTATCTGAGGAATCACATACCTTGATCATCATATCTGGCAGCAACAAAAATTTGGTCCCAGGGCTTTTTGCATATTTAACAGTGGCTATGGGTGCTAAAGCaaaatacattttgattttttgagcTAACTCAGGCATAGTGGAAAATGCAATAAACCCTGTAAGAGAAGAAATATATCATGGATATTAGATATCCTAGAacttgtaaaatatatattttactctTATTAAGATTATTCAGTGATTATCTGTGACTATGTCTTAACTCTGCTATAAAATTACAAGCTCCTTTGGTGGTGGGGGCAACAATAAAAACTTCTCTGTGTTCTCTATAAAACCTAATGCATTTGCTTTCCAGTAGTAGGT contains:
- the LIPM gene encoding lipase member M isoform X1 is translated as MSEIFSRAWIVSHRMEMWLLILVAYFFQRNVNSGHMPTKAVDPEAFMNISEIIQHKGYPCEEYEVTTEDGYILSVNRIPQGLLHAKKAGSRPVVLLQHGLLGDASNWISNLPNNSLGFILADAGFDVWMGNSRGNTWSRKHKTLSIDQDEFWAFSYDEMARFDLPAVINFILQKTGQEKIYYVGYSQGTTMGFIAFSTMPELAQKIKMYFALAPIATVKYAKSPGTKFLLLPDMMIKGLFGKKEFLYQTRFLRQLVIYLCGQVILDQICSNIILLLGGFNTNNMNMSRANVYVAHSPAGTSVQNILHWSQAVNSGELRAFDWGSETKNLEKCNQPTPVRYKVSDMTVPTAMWTGGQDWLSNPEDVKTLLSEVTNLIYHKNIPEWAHVDFIWGLDAPDRVYNEIIHLMKQEETNFSQGSCKVTL
- the LIPM gene encoding lipase member M isoform X2, whose product is MDSALRMEMWLLILVAYFFQRNVNSGHMPTKAVDPEAFMNISEIIQHKGYPCEEYEVTTEDGYILSVNRIPQGLLHAKKAGSRPVVLLQHGLLGDASNWISNLPNNSLGFILADAGFDVWMGNSRGNTWSRKHKTLSIDQDEFWAFSYDEMARFDLPAVINFILQKTGQEKIYYVGYSQGTTMGFIAFSTMPELAQKIKMYFALAPIATVKYAKSPGTKFLLLPDMMIKGLFGKKEFLYQTRFLRQLVIYLCGQVILDQICSNIILLLGGFNTNNMNMSRANVYVAHSPAGTSVQNILHWSQAVNSGELRAFDWGSETKNLEKCNQPTPVRYKVSDMTVPTAMWTGGQDWLSNPEDVKTLLSEVTNLIYHKNIPEWAHVDFIWGLDAPDRVYNEIIHLMKQEETNFSQGSCKVTL